A single window of Rubripirellula lacrimiformis DNA harbors:
- a CDS encoding UTP--glucose-1-phosphate uridylyltransferase, protein MTESKVSKQDLHAILAPHDQQDVLRFWDDLDSAGRDQLAAQIAEIDFDELDQLIAGQDAKRDFAAMAARAMSPPSVKADGSGAAWSAADAIQRGEAALAAGQVGAVLVAGGQGTRLGFDQPKGMFPIGPVSNRTLFQFFADRLIAIGQKYDVEVPWYVMTSDATDAETRQYFEDNDFLGLKPEQVRIFKQGTMPAVDAASGKLLMASKDSLALSPDGHGGTVRALQRNGCLDDADRRGVRYLAYIQVDNPLANLCDPALIGHHILASSEMTTQVVRKRYPMEKVGNVALVDGRVEIIEYSDLPESAANATTDDGQLQLWAGNIGVHVINVDFLNRMSQSSGALPFHRASKKVAHVDQAGNSVDPDVPNATKFERFIFDLLPAAENAFVVESLPSEAFAPVKNAEGATSDTASLAKTAVSDLHRGWIESAGGRVDPDVLVEINPRYALSPGELAKKIPANFEIRSDHYLTFE, encoded by the coding sequence ATGACTGAAAGCAAGGTATCTAAACAGGATCTGCATGCCATCCTGGCCCCGCATGACCAGCAGGACGTTCTTCGATTTTGGGACGACCTCGATTCGGCGGGGCGTGACCAGCTTGCCGCCCAGATCGCGGAGATCGATTTCGACGAATTGGACCAGTTGATCGCTGGCCAGGATGCCAAACGAGACTTTGCCGCGATGGCGGCTCGAGCGATGTCGCCGCCGTCGGTCAAGGCGGATGGTTCGGGGGCCGCATGGTCGGCTGCGGATGCGATCCAGCGAGGCGAGGCTGCCCTGGCAGCCGGTCAGGTCGGAGCCGTCTTGGTCGCCGGCGGCCAGGGGACTCGGTTGGGATTCGACCAGCCCAAGGGCATGTTCCCGATCGGCCCCGTATCCAATCGGACCCTGTTCCAGTTCTTTGCGGATCGTTTGATCGCGATTGGACAGAAATACGATGTCGAGGTGCCTTGGTACGTGATGACCAGCGATGCGACGGACGCCGAGACCCGGCAGTATTTCGAAGACAACGACTTCCTGGGGCTGAAGCCGGAACAGGTCCGGATTTTCAAACAGGGGACGATGCCAGCGGTGGATGCGGCGTCGGGCAAACTGTTGATGGCGTCCAAAGATTCGTTGGCGCTTAGCCCCGATGGGCACGGCGGTACGGTCCGGGCGCTGCAGAGAAACGGGTGCTTGGACGATGCCGATCGGCGGGGAGTCCGGTATCTGGCATACATCCAGGTCGACAATCCGTTGGCCAATCTGTGCGATCCCGCCTTGATCGGGCACCACATTTTGGCCTCCAGCGAGATGACCACGCAGGTCGTCCGCAAGCGTTATCCGATGGAAAAAGTCGGCAACGTGGCGTTGGTGGATGGCCGCGTGGAGATTATCGAATACAGCGATTTGCCCGAGTCGGCGGCGAACGCAACCACCGACGATGGTCAGTTGCAGTTGTGGGCCGGGAACATCGGCGTCCACGTGATCAACGTCGATTTCCTGAACAGGATGAGCCAGTCGTCCGGGGCGCTGCCGTTCCACCGGGCGTCGAAAAAGGTCGCTCACGTCGATCAAGCGGGCAATTCGGTTGATCCGGATGTGCCGAATGCAACCAAGTTTGAACGTTTTATTTTCGATCTGTTGCCAGCAGCCGAGAATGCTTTTGTGGTCGAATCGTTGCCCAGCGAAGCATTTGCGCCTGTTAAGAACGCCGAAGGGGCGACGTCGGACACCGCATCACTGGCCAAAACCGCTGTGTCGGACCTGCATCGGGGTTGGATCGAGTCGGCGGGCGGCAGGGTGGATCCGGACGTTCTGGTAGAGATCAATCCTCGATACGCCCTTTCGCCAGGGGAACTAGCCAAAAAGATCCCGGCGAATTTCGAGATCCGTTCCGATCATTATTTGACATTTGAGTAG
- a CDS encoding ABC transporter permease: protein MKTNGNETGDRGTTADAVSGGRLGGLSIGRMIMAETRFSWRISISVALGVATATAVIVGALLVGDSMRGSLRGLTIERLGRTEAMIAPGTFFQADGIVADGVGSVPMIFFPTGTIETVRGSDGQLRRAGNVQIIAIDAGFWDLDATGVRPQQMPDDDGVVLNASAAAELGVVIGDNITLRLPSQQAVPADSPLGRRDIRSEGIPRLRVLDIIPDRGLGQFSVSPSQAAPQNVYVARSLVGQTLDRQGQANLLLLDSVVSDDDLKLDLDDLGLSLRRITRRFDGSEQDGPETSNPNDVILDYLSLTSDQLLLPADVVERVAAALPEGQVNPVMTYLANAIERVDDSGEVLASVPYSTITAIDRMMDADVAPSDVGSGATDRIPLDYSIPGGDAKPGQSDSDVVPLVINNWTADRLTASVGTRLRVSYFEPEVQDGKEIERSFDAVVTQIVPITEPDRPYRRRREAVFNDRPTIFNDPDLTPTVPGVTDQDSISDWDLPFRLDREITGEDDEYWNNHRLTPKAFMPLEQGRRLFGSRFGDTTGLQIAVTRGAVADDSVTTEVESTILRSLQPVLDDLGWHVRPIRSQQLAASKGTTPFDGLFLALSFFVILSAVMLIAMLFRLGLVSRMKQFGTLMAVGWTPRRVSRWMLGEGLLLATGGVLLGVVGGVAYAIIVLWALRSWWVGAVTVPFLTFHWSIFSLVVGAMIGWMVAAVTLLVTSRWILKLDAQTLLSGRDQDDGVSRRSTRSRLPIMAGVMVVAAIGVAVMGARSGGQAASGGFIGGGMLLLMASLITIYDRLRKPRQLGDPSQGADYTFTQMIARSASRHPLRSTMTIGLMATAAFLIIAIAAFRLQPTDKGTGGFSLVTQSAQPLYRDLSDPKVQSELLGPDAKSIADVPLVGMRMRLGQDASCNNLYQATQPTVLGVPDQMNELFSDAGPSTMVADSLAGFDWIGTDLPADSVDSPWSLLQSAATGSETDPIPLIIDQNTAMWSLQMTGGVGEVRSFEYQTGNPIFFRVVGLLSNSMLQGRLMIGEANFKTAFPDISGYRFFLIDARADRASDVASMLENRLGDIGMDVSRSDDVLAGMLAVQNTYLRTFQSLGALGLLLGTIGLAVAQLRSVLERRMELAVMRAIGFTQQRLATLVMGETAFLLLVGIGCGALCALISVLPYSWISGLRPPIVEPLIVVLGIIAFGMLAGLIAVRRVSRMPLLESLRSE, encoded by the coding sequence ATGAAAACCAACGGCAACGAAACAGGCGATCGGGGGACCACCGCAGATGCGGTGTCGGGCGGCCGATTGGGCGGCTTATCGATCGGCCGAATGATCATGGCGGAGACTCGGTTTTCGTGGCGGATTTCGATTTCCGTCGCTTTGGGCGTGGCGACCGCGACGGCAGTGATCGTCGGTGCGTTGCTGGTCGGCGATTCGATGCGGGGCAGTTTGCGAGGGCTGACGATCGAGCGTCTGGGGCGAACCGAAGCGATGATCGCACCCGGAACGTTCTTTCAGGCCGATGGCATCGTTGCCGATGGTGTCGGCAGTGTGCCGATGATTTTCTTTCCCACCGGCACGATTGAAACGGTCCGCGGGTCAGACGGACAATTGCGCCGTGCGGGCAACGTTCAGATCATTGCGATCGATGCCGGTTTTTGGGATTTGGATGCGACCGGCGTGCGTCCCCAGCAGATGCCCGATGACGACGGTGTTGTGCTGAACGCATCGGCGGCGGCCGAACTTGGGGTCGTGATCGGCGACAACATCACGCTGCGTTTGCCAAGTCAGCAAGCGGTGCCGGCCGACAGTCCCTTGGGGCGGCGGGACATTCGCAGCGAAGGCATTCCTCGACTGCGTGTTCTGGACATCATTCCCGATCGCGGACTGGGGCAATTTTCGGTGTCGCCTAGCCAAGCGGCACCTCAGAATGTCTACGTCGCTCGTTCGCTGGTCGGACAAACGCTTGATCGCCAGGGGCAAGCCAACCTGTTGCTGCTGGATTCTGTCGTCAGTGATGACGATTTGAAGTTGGACCTCGATGATCTAGGACTCTCGCTTCGCCGGATCACCCGCCGCTTTGATGGATCGGAACAGGATGGTCCCGAGACGTCCAATCCAAACGACGTGATTCTGGACTACCTGTCGTTGACCAGCGATCAGTTGCTATTGCCGGCGGACGTCGTCGAACGTGTGGCCGCGGCACTGCCAGAGGGCCAGGTGAACCCGGTCATGACTTATTTGGCCAACGCGATCGAACGCGTCGACGATTCGGGCGAAGTGTTGGCGTCGGTCCCCTACAGCACGATTACCGCAATCGATCGCATGATGGATGCGGATGTCGCACCGTCCGATGTTGGCTCCGGTGCAACGGATCGCATTCCACTGGACTATTCGATTCCCGGTGGTGACGCCAAACCGGGGCAATCCGATTCTGATGTTGTGCCCTTGGTGATCAACAACTGGACAGCCGATCGACTGACCGCTTCGGTGGGGACTCGATTGCGCGTGTCTTACTTTGAACCGGAAGTTCAGGACGGAAAAGAGATCGAACGCAGTTTCGACGCCGTGGTAACGCAGATCGTACCGATCACCGAACCGGATCGCCCGTATCGGCGCAGGCGCGAAGCGGTGTTCAATGATCGGCCGACGATCTTTAACGATCCGGACCTGACGCCCACGGTGCCGGGGGTAACGGATCAGGATTCGATCAGCGATTGGGACCTGCCATTTCGTCTGGATCGAGAAATCACCGGGGAAGACGATGAATACTGGAACAACCATCGTTTGACTCCCAAGGCGTTCATGCCGTTGGAACAAGGGCGTCGTTTGTTCGGCAGCCGGTTTGGCGACACGACGGGATTGCAAATTGCCGTGACCAGAGGCGCGGTCGCGGATGATTCGGTGACGACCGAGGTCGAATCCACCATCCTGCGCAGTCTGCAACCGGTGCTCGATGATTTGGGTTGGCATGTTCGCCCGATTCGTTCACAGCAGTTGGCGGCATCGAAGGGCACCACGCCGTTTGATGGCTTGTTCCTAGCACTGAGTTTCTTTGTGATCCTATCGGCGGTGATGTTGATTGCGATGCTGTTTCGATTGGGATTGGTCAGCCGGATGAAACAGTTTGGAACCCTGATGGCCGTTGGCTGGACGCCGCGACGGGTGTCCCGATGGATGCTTGGCGAAGGGTTGTTGTTGGCCACCGGCGGGGTTCTGCTTGGCGTGGTTGGCGGCGTGGCGTACGCGATCATTGTCTTGTGGGCGCTGCGATCCTGGTGGGTCGGCGCGGTCACCGTGCCGTTCTTGACGTTCCACTGGTCGATATTCAGCCTGGTCGTGGGGGCGATGATCGGGTGGATGGTGGCAGCAGTGACTTTGTTGGTCACCAGTCGGTGGATTTTGAAGTTGGACGCACAGACCTTGTTGTCTGGACGCGACCAGGATGATGGTGTGAGCCGTCGCAGCACACGCAGTCGGCTGCCGATCATGGCGGGGGTGATGGTCGTCGCGGCGATCGGCGTGGCGGTGATGGGAGCCCGATCCGGCGGTCAAGCAGCATCCGGCGGATTCATCGGTGGCGGCATGCTGCTGTTGATGGCCAGCTTGATCACCATCTATGACAGGCTCCGCAAGCCGAGGCAGTTGGGGGATCCAAGCCAGGGGGCCGACTATACGTTCACGCAGATGATCGCCCGCAGCGCGTCGCGGCATCCCCTGCGCAGCACGATGACGATCGGTTTGATGGCGACGGCGGCGTTCTTGATCATCGCGATTGCGGCATTCCGGTTGCAGCCCACCGACAAGGGCACCGGTGGGTTCAGCTTGGTCACGCAATCTGCCCAGCCGCTGTACCGTGATTTGTCCGATCCGAAAGTGCAGTCCGAACTGCTGGGGCCAGATGCCAAATCGATCGCCGACGTGCCGTTGGTGGGGATGCGAATGCGGTTGGGGCAGGACGCCAGTTGCAACAATCTGTATCAGGCAACTCAGCCGACCGTGTTGGGTGTGCCGGACCAAATGAATGAACTGTTTTCGGATGCTGGCCCATCGACCATGGTGGCCGATTCGCTGGCCGGGTTCGATTGGATTGGCACCGATCTGCCGGCGGATTCCGTCGATTCCCCATGGTCGTTGTTGCAGAGCGCAGCGACGGGTTCCGAAACCGATCCGATTCCGTTGATCATCGATCAGAACACCGCGATGTGGAGTTTGCAGATGACCGGCGGCGTCGGCGAAGTGCGGTCGTTCGAATACCAGACTGGCAACCCGATTTTCTTTCGTGTCGTCGGCTTGTTGTCCAATTCGATGTTGCAAGGCCGGCTGATGATCGGTGAAGCGAACTTCAAAACAGCGTTCCCCGACATCAGTGGCTATCGGTTCTTCTTGATCGATGCACGGGCCGACCGTGCGTCCGACGTCGCTTCGATGCTTGAAAATCGGCTCGGGGATATTGGCATGGACGTGTCGCGCAGTGACGATGTTTTGGCCGGTATGTTGGCGGTACAAAATACGTACCTGCGGACCTTCCAGAGTCTGGGGGCCCTGGGTCTGCTACTGGGCACGATCGGTTTGGCGGTTGCCCAACTGCGGAGTGTGTTGGAACGCCGAATGGAGTTGGCCGTGATGCGAGCGATCGGATTCACTCAGCAGCGGTTGGCGACTTTGGTGATGGGCGAGACCGCGTTTCTGTTGCTGGTCGGAATCGGGTGCGGGGCACTGTGCGCACTGATTTCCGTGCTGCCGTATTCGTGGATCTCGGGGTTGCGGCCGCCGATCGTGGAACCGTTGATCGTGGTCTTGGGCATCATCGCGTTTGGAATGTTGGCAGGGTTGATCGCGGTCCGCAGGGTCAGCCGGATGCCGTTGCTCGAGTCGCTACGATCCGAATAG
- a CDS encoding ABC transporter ATP-binding protein: MSVTDAYGTTESQNSPKPTGPRRLATSIRDLTKEYVLKSETVRALRGVSFDVPEGDYVAIMGPSGSGKSTLLNMLGCLDKPTAGSLCLGDDDISKMTDDQLADIRSQRIGFVFQSYNLIQQLSVVENIQVPLYYQGKLGPKERQRAIELATRVGLGDRLDHRPNQLSGGQQQRVAIARSLVNDPFFVLADEPTGNLDSITTDEILAIFDQLNEEGRTIILVTHEDDVALRAKRIVRLKDGMLHTDEPVAESDREAMRERHARAVAELRARE; this comes from the coding sequence ATGAGCGTGACAGACGCGTATGGTACGACCGAATCACAGAATTCGCCCAAGCCGACCGGCCCCAGGCGATTGGCCACGTCGATTCGCGACCTGACCAAAGAATATGTGCTGAAGAGCGAAACGGTGCGCGCGTTGCGTGGTGTTTCATTTGATGTCCCCGAGGGCGACTACGTTGCCATCATGGGGCCGTCGGGCAGCGGGAAAAGTACGCTGCTGAACATGTTGGGATGCTTGGACAAACCAACCGCCGGCAGCCTGTGCCTAGGCGATGACGACATTTCCAAAATGACCGATGACCAGTTGGCCGACATTCGTAGCCAACGCATCGGGTTTGTGTTCCAGTCGTACAACTTGATCCAGCAGCTAAGCGTCGTCGAAAACATCCAGGTGCCCCTTTATTACCAGGGCAAACTGGGTCCCAAAGAACGCCAACGTGCGATCGAATTGGCGACCAGAGTCGGATTGGGCGATCGATTGGATCACCGCCCCAACCAGCTTTCCGGGGGCCAGCAACAGCGGGTCGCGATCGCCCGAAGTTTGGTCAACGATCCGTTCTTTGTGCTGGCCGACGAACCGACCGGGAACTTGGATTCGATCACGACGGACGAAATTTTGGCGATCTTCGACCAACTGAACGAAGAAGGCCGGACGATCATTTTGGTAACGCACGAAGATGACGTTGCCCTGCGTGCCAAACGCATCGTACGGCTCAAGGATGGGATGTTGCATACCGACGAACCGGTCGCGGAATCGGATCGTGAAGCGATGCGTGAACGACACGCCCGCGCGGTCGCTGAACTGCGGGCTCGCGAATAA
- a CDS encoding sugar phosphate isomerase/epimerase family protein: MKRPLRQSLQWASQLGVRSVELDARSGIHPSQLSDTGLRQLRKMLDDLNLKVASLRFPTRRGFDHLENLDQRVDATKSAMLLAYKLGAPVLINAIGQVPDSADDPRYVTMSEVLDDLGRHGARVGAFFAAETGTESGQALATILDTSEDGFVGVALNPGQLIVNRFSVPDAVKALRDRIQVVCAVDGVIDLAAGRGISVPLGQGIADYPNLIGMLEENRYRGRYIVGRGDSTMDELQQGVEYLTNL; this comes from the coding sequence TTGAAGCGCCCGCTGCGTCAATCGCTGCAGTGGGCATCTCAGTTGGGGGTCCGCAGCGTCGAATTAGACGCGCGCAGCGGGATCCACCCTTCTCAATTGTCGGACACTGGGCTCCGTCAATTGCGGAAAATGCTGGATGACCTCAACTTGAAGGTCGCATCCCTGCGTTTTCCCACGCGCCGGGGCTTTGATCATCTGGAAAATTTGGACCAACGAGTCGACGCAACCAAGTCGGCGATGTTGCTAGCATATAAGTTGGGAGCTCCCGTTCTGATCAATGCGATCGGTCAGGTGCCCGATTCGGCGGACGATCCACGCTATGTGACGATGTCCGAAGTGCTGGACGACCTTGGCCGGCATGGGGCTCGTGTCGGAGCCTTCTTTGCTGCCGAAACCGGTACCGAATCGGGGCAGGCTTTGGCCACGATTTTGGACACTTCCGAAGACGGTTTTGTGGGCGTTGCGTTGAACCCAGGCCAACTGATCGTCAACCGGTTTTCGGTTCCCGACGCGGTGAAGGCTCTGCGAGACCGGATCCAGGTGGTGTGTGCTGTCGATGGAGTGATCGATCTGGCAGCCGGTCGAGGCATCTCGGTGCCACTGGGGCAGGGCATCGCCGACTACCCGAATCTGATTGGGATGTTGGAAGAAAACCGTTACCGCGGCCGCTATATCGTCGGCCGCGGCGATTCGACGATGGACGAATTGCAGCAAGGTGTCGAATACCTGACCAACCTGTAG
- a CDS encoding HlyD family efflux transporter periplasmic adaptor subunit: MFFRLTRSSGIDRRGGIMGGLLVCLILVGVIGAVGYRFFYDSAANSVTKDLITASVSRGPFDHIVLEQGEIESSSNTEVICEVKSRGSAGTAILWVIDEGTRVKKGDKLVELDSSELEVRLKEQRIQVITEEARVTTAQAQLEQAKISKEEYLEGVFKTDEKALLSEEAVANQNLLKARLAIESSRRLVAKGLVKELQLQADQFAMINANNQLSSTQGRLQVLRNLTKQKMLVQFNSEIEAAAAALSAANSELMEEQNELDDIELQIEKCVMYAPSEGVVVHANRFSSRGGNAEFVVEAGSTVRERQAIIRLPDPTQMQVKCNINESRITLVRAGMPAKIALDAIAGMKLQGVVKKVNRYAEPNGFFGSSIKEYATIIEILNPPENIRTGMTSEVQIFVEQLENALQIPIQGLYDHGGELFTLVQRGPNSFETVAVTIGATNDTMASIASGLEEGDKVVLNLREHLSLMDLPEIADEDNSEMRELGANNKHTGGAAVPAEAGEGGPRGPGEGRPRGPGGDRGPGGERGPRDGAGGRGPGGGGPGGGGPGGGGGAPDPNQMVSRSMQSNDTDGDGSLSADEISKIDERFRSNISAADEDGDGSVTRAELLKSMKARFSGGGGRPE; this comes from the coding sequence ATGTTTTTCCGACTCACCCGATCTTCCGGGATCGATCGCCGCGGTGGCATCATGGGCGGCCTTCTGGTCTGCCTGATTCTGGTCGGCGTCATCGGTGCCGTTGGCTACCGCTTCTTCTATGACAGCGCAGCAAACTCGGTCACCAAAGACTTGATCACGGCCAGTGTGTCGCGAGGCCCGTTTGATCACATCGTGCTGGAACAGGGCGAAATTGAAAGTAGCAGCAATACCGAGGTGATTTGCGAAGTCAAATCGCGCGGGTCTGCTGGGACCGCCATCCTGTGGGTGATCGACGAGGGAACGCGAGTCAAGAAGGGTGACAAGCTGGTCGAACTGGATTCGTCCGAATTGGAAGTGCGGCTGAAAGAGCAGCGGATCCAGGTCATCACCGAAGAGGCGCGTGTGACGACCGCACAGGCTCAGCTGGAACAAGCCAAGATCTCCAAAGAAGAATACCTTGAGGGCGTTTTCAAGACGGACGAAAAGGCGTTGCTGAGCGAGGAAGCTGTTGCCAACCAGAACCTGTTGAAGGCTCGTTTGGCGATTGAAAGCAGTCGTCGATTGGTCGCCAAAGGGTTGGTCAAAGAACTGCAACTGCAGGCGGACCAGTTCGCCATGATCAACGCGAACAACCAATTGAGTTCGACGCAGGGCCGATTGCAGGTGCTGCGGAACCTGACCAAACAAAAGATGTTGGTGCAGTTCAATAGCGAAATCGAAGCCGCTGCGGCCGCACTGTCGGCCGCCAATAGCGAGCTGATGGAAGAACAGAACGAACTGGACGACATCGAACTGCAGATCGAAAAGTGCGTCATGTACGCTCCGTCGGAAGGCGTTGTCGTGCACGCCAACCGATTCAGCAGCCGTGGTGGCAATGCCGAGTTCGTCGTCGAAGCCGGTTCGACCGTTCGCGAACGTCAAGCCATCATTCGTCTGCCCGACCCGACTCAGATGCAGGTCAAATGCAATATCAACGAGTCGCGAATCACTTTGGTCCGTGCTGGCATGCCGGCCAAAATTGCACTCGACGCGATCGCGGGAATGAAACTGCAGGGCGTCGTCAAAAAGGTCAATCGATATGCCGAACCCAACGGGTTCTTCGGTTCGTCGATCAAAGAGTATGCGACGATCATCGAGATTCTTAATCCACCGGAAAACATCCGCACCGGGATGACATCCGAAGTTCAGATCTTCGTTGAACAACTTGAAAATGCTTTGCAGATCCCCATCCAAGGTTTGTACGACCACGGTGGCGAACTTTTCACCCTGGTCCAACGCGGGCCGAACTCCTTCGAAACCGTGGCGGTAACGATCGGTGCGACCAACGACACCATGGCCAGCATCGCGTCGGGGTTAGAGGAAGGCGACAAAGTCGTGTTGAACCTTCGCGAGCACCTATCGCTGATGGATCTGCCCGAAATTGCGGATGAAGACAACAGCGAGATGCGAGAACTGGGTGCCAACAACAAGCACACCGGTGGCGCAGCCGTCCCAGCCGAAGCTGGTGAGGGTGGCCCCCGCGGACCCGGCGAAGGTCGTCCCCGAGGCCCCGGTGGGGATCGCGGACCAGGTGGCGAACGCGGGCCTCGCGATGGTGCAGGTGGCCGTGGACCCGGTGGCGGTGGACCAGGCGGTGGTGGACCAGGCGGTGGCGGCGGTGCACCGGACCCCAACCAGATGGTTTCCCGCAGCATGCAAAGCAATGACACCGATGGTGACGGATCGTTGTCTGCCGACGAGATCAGCAAGATTGACGAACGATTTCGCAGCAACATCTCAGCGGCTGACGAGGACGGCGACGGTTCGGTCACTCGCGCCGAATTGCTGAAGTCGATGAAAGCTCGATTCAGCGGTGGCGGGGGTCGTCCCGAATGA
- a CDS encoding ABC transporter permease: protein MLWLRTWQLGIKSLALHPLRTGLTMLGIMIGVWAVIVLTAVSQGASDQVQKQIESLGSTTIIVRSQKPPEDKLAGMAATQYGLLRSDLDRILASVPTIDTAIPIREIRRQFTYRDQVVDGRLVGCTPAYAEVNHLKIRAGGGRFLSDADEMKADTVCVVSAGVADRLFPFEEPLGKRVTVPEHTDKYKIVGVLEHRNPSAAIGGSLDSQDFSSDIYIPMQTLRKRIGDTIVTRRSGQFQMEIMELNQITLQAKNQDLVRTSAAMIEGLLATNHSALNDVSVVVPLELLEQARNMKIMFLGIGILIACISLVVGGIGIMNIMLASVTERTREIGIRRALGAKQHDITRQFLVETIVLSFAGAMLGIVIGLLSLPMYRAAIWGVKQGMPDKFAALPAAIREAEPSIVYWTIPLAVAIAVGVGLVSGLYPAIRAAKMNPIEALRHE, encoded by the coding sequence ATGCTGTGGCTTCGAACCTGGCAACTTGGCATCAAGAGCCTTGCACTGCACCCGCTGCGAACCGGGCTGACGATGCTTGGCATCATGATCGGCGTGTGGGCCGTGATTGTATTGACGGCCGTTAGCCAAGGAGCCAGCGACCAAGTTCAAAAGCAAATTGAATCGCTCGGTTCGACCACCATCATCGTCCGCAGCCAAAAGCCGCCGGAAGATAAGTTGGCCGGCATGGCGGCGACCCAGTACGGATTGCTGCGCAGCGATTTGGATCGGATTTTGGCCAGTGTGCCGACCATCGATACCGCGATTCCAATCCGCGAAATCCGGCGCCAATTCACCTACCGCGATCAGGTCGTCGATGGCCGATTGGTCGGGTGTACCCCAGCGTATGCCGAAGTCAACCATCTAAAGATTCGAGCCGGCGGTGGACGCTTTCTGTCCGACGCTGACGAAATGAAAGCGGACACGGTCTGCGTCGTTTCGGCGGGTGTCGCCGATCGCTTGTTCCCGTTCGAAGAACCGCTGGGCAAACGGGTCACCGTCCCCGAACATACCGACAAGTACAAAATCGTCGGAGTGCTAGAGCACCGCAATCCATCGGCGGCGATCGGCGGATCGTTGGATTCGCAAGACTTTTCGTCGGATATCTATATCCCGATGCAGACGCTGCGGAAACGTATCGGTGACACGATCGTGACCCGTCGCAGTGGTCAGTTTCAGATGGAAATCATGGAACTGAATCAGATCACGTTGCAGGCTAAAAATCAGGACTTGGTTCGTACATCGGCGGCAATGATCGAAGGATTGTTGGCAACCAATCACAGCGCCTTGAACGACGTTTCGGTCGTGGTGCCGCTAGAATTGTTGGAACAGGCTCGAAACATGAAGATCATGTTCTTGGGCATCGGTATCCTGATCGCCTGCATTTCGTTGGTCGTCGGCGGCATCGGGATCATGAACATCATGTTGGCCAGCGTCACCGAGCGAACACGCGAAATTGGTATTCGTCGTGCGTTGGGTGCCAAGCAACACGACATCACGCGTCAGTTTCTAGTGGAAACGATCGTGCTTAGCTTTGCCGGTGCCATGCTGGGAATCGTGATTGGATTGCTGAGTTTGCCGATGTATCGGGCTGCGATTTGGGGTGTCAAACAGGGCATGCCTGACAAGTTCGCGGCGTTGCCCGCAGCGATCCGCGAAGCCGAGCCATCGATCGTGTACTGGACCATTCCGTTGGCGGTTGCCATCGCGGTTGGCGTCGGTTTGGTCAGTGGTCTTTATCCCGCGATTCGCGCGGCGAAGATGAACCCGATCGAAGCGTTGCGGCACGAATAG
- a CDS encoding lipoate--protein ligase family protein, giving the protein MRRVKEFHSPVHPASVNSASIDRAAIDPMGDASRVGGLDASAPASLAIDEAMLLWADEVTAPDHVSADHASADHASDSTASDLADTELIRIWQFDRPTVVLGRSSKVNDEVDQEFCDRQGIPILRRCSGGAAIVAGPGCLMYSVVLSFHENPELQKIDAAHDHVMAQVLRATQKQLPDATLQGICDLTWNNRKCSGNSLRIARRHLLYHGTVLHDFDLQLLSRCLVHAPRQPDYRQGRDHGSFVTNVPVDPDRFATDLVHQFEVDDSVDVTLWSDRVERLRQQRYDLSAWHLRH; this is encoded by the coding sequence ATGCGACGAGTGAAGGAATTCCACAGCCCGGTGCATCCCGCGTCGGTCAATTCGGCCAGCATCGATCGGGCCGCCATCGATCCGATGGGGGATGCGTCCCGGGTCGGTGGATTGGACGCGTCGGCCCCCGCATCGTTGGCAATCGACGAAGCGATGCTGTTGTGGGCGGACGAAGTGACCGCGCCCGACCATGTCAGCGCCGACCATGCCAGCGCCGACCATGCCAGTGATTCCACGGCGTCGGACTTGGCGGATACCGAGTTGATCCGGATTTGGCAGTTCGATCGTCCGACGGTGGTGCTTGGGCGGTCGTCCAAAGTGAATGACGAAGTGGATCAGGAATTTTGCGATCGACAGGGGATTCCGATTTTGCGCCGTTGCAGTGGCGGGGCTGCGATCGTTGCCGGTCCAGGTTGCCTGATGTACAGCGTCGTCTTGAGTTTTCATGAAAATCCGGAACTGCAAAAGATTGACGCGGCGCACGATCATGTGATGGCGCAGGTTTTGCGTGCTACGCAAAAGCAATTGCCTGACGCGACGTTGCAGGGCATCTGCGATCTGACTTGGAACAATCGGAAATGTTCCGGAAACAGTCTTCGCATTGCTCGACGCCACCTGCTGTACCACGGAACCGTTTTGCATGACTTCGATTTGCAACTATTGTCGCGATGTCTTGTTCATGCACCGCGCCAACCCGATTATCGTCAAGGTCGCGATCATGGTTCGTTTGTGACCAACGTTCCCGTCGATCCTGATCGATTCGCGACCGACCTGGTCCATCAATTCGAAGTCGACGATTCGGTCGATGTGACGTTGTGGTCGGATCGGGTCGAACGTCTGCGACAGCAGCGGTATGACCTGTCAGCGTGGCATTTGCGACATTGA